In Paenibacillus sp. FSL M7-0420, a single genomic region encodes these proteins:
- a CDS encoding MFS transporter yields the protein MRFMQAYPKEIKVFLIASLINATGSALMWPLVTMYVFDELGRSMKDAGIVLLVQSLGGIAGQLLGGSLYHKVGVNRLIVGALAMNALTLFALPWASGSWSVFIIVMGLMGLFNSLSLPAIQAFIGFRFAEQRAELFNIIYVANNIGVALGTALSGFLGNYMLSFVLNGVTSAVFAGFFFVYLRKVGTAPAHSTVSKKQPQHELSGWRLLGHIRIYLFMAVGSMFLLIGNSIWNSGVSPFIISEGWSKQLYGFLWTLNGVLIFAAQPLVSLIKRGFAQTSTAQMTASAVFYLGGYAVILFMPSYPGMLLGMVLATLGEMLISPAMPSFISEHAQRSAPFYLGLSGGIGAIGRVIGPYLMGVQFDRGGLAPTGWLACGMAVLSVGFFALHAYMNRSAVQLERRTA from the coding sequence ATGAGATTCATGCAGGCCTATCCGAAGGAAATTAAAGTATTCTTGATTGCCAGTCTTATTAATGCTACCGGCAGTGCGCTGATGTGGCCGCTGGTTACGATGTATGTATTCGATGAACTGGGACGCAGTATGAAGGACGCGGGAATTGTGCTGCTGGTGCAGTCACTCGGCGGGATTGCCGGTCAGCTGCTGGGCGGTTCGTTGTATCATAAGGTAGGAGTGAACCGCCTGATTGTCGGCGCATTAGCGATGAATGCCTTGACGCTGTTTGCCCTCCCGTGGGCGAGCGGAAGCTGGAGCGTATTCATAATCGTCATGGGTCTGATGGGATTGTTCAACTCCCTCTCCCTCCCGGCGATCCAGGCCTTTATCGGTTTCCGGTTCGCGGAGCAGCGCGCAGAGCTGTTCAATATCATCTATGTTGCCAATAATATAGGGGTAGCCCTCGGAACCGCGCTGAGCGGCTTCCTGGGCAATTATATGCTTAGCTTTGTGCTCAACGGGGTGACCTCGGCCGTATTTGCCGGATTCTTCTTCGTCTATCTGCGTAAGGTAGGGACGGCACCGGCTCATAGCACAGTATCGAAAAAGCAACCGCAGCATGAATTATCGGGCTGGAGACTCCTCGGCCATATACGGATCTATCTGTTCATGGCGGTGGGCTCGATGTTCCTGCTGATCGGCAATTCGATCTGGAACAGCGGAGTCTCGCCGTTCATTATCTCGGAAGGCTGGTCGAAGCAGCTATACGGCTTCCTCTGGACGCTGAACGGCGTGCTGATCTTCGCGGCGCAGCCGCTGGTCAGCCTGATCAAGCGCGGGTTCGCGCAGACGTCAACCGCGCAGATGACAGCAAGCGCCGTCTTTTACCTGGGCGGGTATGCTGTAATTCTGTTTATGCCAAGCTATCCGGGGATGCTGCTGGGTATGGTGCTGGCTACCCTTGGGGAGATGCTGATCTCTCCGGCGATGCCTTCCTTCATCTCGGAGCATGCCCAGCGCAGCGCGCCGTTCTATCTCGGACTGAGTGGCGGAATTGGCGCAATCGGCCGTGTCATCGGGCCTTATCTGATGGGTGTTCAGTTCGACAGGGGCGGTCTTGCGCCAACCGGCTGGCTCGCTTGTGGAATGGCTGTGCTGTCCGTAGGATTCTTCGCGCTACACGCCTACATGAACCGTTCCGCTGTACAGCTTGAGCGCAGGACTGCATAA
- a CDS encoding formate/nitrite transporter family protein has protein sequence MAYNKPQGIAEVTVENGVKKAHNPLSTVLILGFLGGAFIALGFLLDIRVIAGAPAEWGSIANFIGAAVFPVGLILVLLAGGELLTGNMMAVPLAFIAKKISFWEVIKNLVLITLSNLAGALFVAYFFGHIVGLTSDGVYLEKLVSMAEHKIDATFLQAFISGIGCNWLVALAVWLSYGADNFSGKILGIWFPTMAFVAIGFQHVVANMFLIPAAIFEGHFTWGQYVANFVPVWLGNLTGGAIFVAAAYWMAYLRKEPGAVSPAAGVPAAGLKKHA, from the coding sequence ATGGCTTATAACAAACCGCAGGGAATCGCTGAAGTCACGGTAGAGAACGGAGTGAAGAAGGCACATAATCCGCTCAGCACTGTACTCATTCTTGGTTTCTTGGGAGGAGCGTTTATCGCGCTCGGATTTTTGCTGGATATTCGTGTCATTGCAGGTGCGCCTGCCGAGTGGGGGTCCATTGCCAACTTTATCGGAGCAGCCGTATTCCCGGTCGGACTGATCCTGGTGCTGCTTGCCGGAGGGGAACTGCTGACAGGGAATATGATGGCGGTGCCGCTGGCGTTCATTGCGAAGAAGATTTCGTTCTGGGAAGTCATTAAGAACCTCGTGCTGATCACACTCAGCAACCTGGCGGGTGCCTTATTCGTCGCTTATTTCTTCGGTCACATCGTTGGTCTTACATCAGATGGCGTGTATCTGGAGAAGCTGGTAAGTATGGCGGAGCATAAGATCGATGCTACGTTCCTGCAGGCTTTTATCTCCGGGATCGGCTGTAACTGGCTCGTAGCGCTGGCGGTATGGCTGTCGTACGGGGCAGACAATTTCAGCGGCAAAATCCTCGGTATCTGGTTCCCGACCATGGCGTTTGTAGCCATCGGCTTCCAGCACGTTGTAGCTAACATGTTCCTTATCCCTGCTGCGATCTTCGAAGGACATTTCACCTGGGGCCAGTATGTGGCCAACTTCGTTCCGGTCTGGCTGGGCAATCTGACGGGCGGCGCAATCTTCGTGGCTGCGGCATACTGGATGGCTTATCTGCGCAAGGAGCCGGGTGCTGTGAGCCCAGCCGCAGGCGTACCTGCTGCTGGATTGAAGAAACACGCTTAA
- a CDS encoding YncE family protein, with translation MNLNKAEASNRKLPSRDPYVYVTYEIDYQHGYVAVIDPAEDRIIKRIQVGANPGAMAMDPDEKKLFVANTRIGSLSIIDTRSHSILNTVPVGNMSSNPARPVAVLVASNGKKAYVANYGDKNVTIIDSPTNTVLKNVDVGPGRPFALASNENSSYMYVACKVADGRDYVAAISIEDDSVHPYGSQFQLTFDTAHNPLVVHPEGYSLIALGKTGMLCFYDGDVQGEPTTSSLLDNTVSGVYLDNKLLFCTTENDRGYLKLFNDLYADWMGTIYGNALPDVTSYKGQDKIRLSRRQVYIGVTIQPTSLPTGGLQIFNTTRAQTRFVPLTSVGDLAFFSDTKAYVGESRAIRPIDLTTANATALPAIEIGPTDSNPIAVKNIISGYRNQS, from the coding sequence ATGAATTTAAACAAGGCAGAAGCAAGCAACAGGAAATTACCCTCACGCGATCCTTATGTCTACGTGACTTATGAAATTGACTATCAACATGGCTATGTCGCTGTTATTGATCCTGCAGAAGATCGGATCATCAAGCGGATTCAGGTAGGTGCTAACCCTGGCGCTATGGCTATGGACCCCGACGAGAAGAAGCTATTCGTAGCGAATACCCGCATCGGTTCACTCTCCATTATTGATACGAGATCCCATAGCATTCTCAATACGGTTCCCGTGGGCAATATGAGCTCCAATCCTGCCCGTCCCGTTGCAGTCTTGGTTGCTTCGAATGGCAAGAAAGCCTATGTGGCGAATTATGGAGATAAGAACGTTACGATTATTGATTCTCCTACGAATACGGTTTTGAAAAATGTGGATGTCGGTCCAGGCCGGCCTTTCGCCTTGGCGAGCAATGAGAATAGCTCCTATATGTATGTAGCCTGTAAGGTTGCCGATGGAAGAGATTATGTCGCCGCCATATCCATTGAGGATGACAGCGTTCATCCATACGGGTCCCAATTTCAGCTCACCTTTGACACGGCACACAATCCACTGGTCGTCCACCCGGAGGGGTATTCGCTAATCGCTCTTGGAAAGACCGGTATGCTCTGTTTTTATGACGGTGATGTACAAGGCGAGCCTACGACCTCAAGTTTGCTGGATAACACGGTATCCGGCGTCTACCTGGACAACAAATTATTGTTTTGCACCACGGAAAACGATAGAGGCTATCTGAAACTATTTAATGACCTGTACGCTGATTGGATGGGAACCATATATGGCAATGCCCTTCCAGATGTCACCAGTTATAAAGGCCAGGATAAAATCCGGCTTTCGCGTAGGCAAGTGTATATTGGGGTCACAATTCAACCAACTTCTTTACCGACGGGAGGTCTGCAAATCTTCAACACTACACGCGCCCAGACCCGGTTCGTTCCGCTTACTTCTGTCGGCGATCTGGCATTCTTCTCCGACACTAAGGCTTATGTGGGAGAATCAAGAGCGATTCGCCCGATTGATCTGACAACCGCAAACGCAACGGCCCTGCCTGCTATTGAGATTGGACCCACAGACAGCAATCCTATCGCCGTCAAGAATATAATCTCCGGGTATCGCAATCAATCGTAA
- a CDS encoding FAD-dependent oxidoreductase, with the protein MKVAVIGCTHAGTAAIVNTAQLYPDAQITVYERNDNISFLSCGIALYVGGVVKDPQGLFYSSPEQLAALGVQTKMRHEVINIDTARKTLKARNLVTGEEMEDTYDKLIMTTGSWPIVPKLEGIEMEGILLSKNYNHSNTIIEEAQKVKRITVVGAGYIGVELVEAFQMNGKEVTLIDGEDRILSKYLDEEFTAPIQQSLEDHGIKLALGEKVASFTGENGRVTKVITSKGEHETDLVILCIGFRPNTELLKGQVDMLPNGAIMVNDYMQTSLPDVYAAGDSCAIHYNPTGKHAYIPLATNAVRMGTLVARNLVSNTIPYMGTQGTSGIKIYEDNIAGTGLTEEAAKAEGMDAESVMLIDNYRPEFMPTFEQVQVKVVFDRATRRILGAQIMSKMDLTQSINTVSVCIQNKMTVDQLGFIDFFFQPHYNKPWNFLNTAGLQALPKLAAVKEPVHA; encoded by the coding sequence ATGAAAGTAGCAGTTATTGGATGTACCCACGCTGGAACGGCCGCCATTGTAAATACCGCACAGTTATACCCGGATGCCCAGATTACGGTGTACGAGCGCAACGATAATATCTCATTCCTGTCTTGCGGCATTGCCTTATACGTTGGCGGTGTGGTCAAGGACCCGCAGGGACTATTCTATTCCTCCCCGGAACAGCTGGCTGCGCTGGGTGTGCAGACGAAGATGCGCCATGAGGTAATCAACATTGATACCGCCCGCAAAACCTTGAAAGCCCGCAACCTCGTGACCGGCGAGGAAATGGAAGATACTTATGACAAATTGATTATGACAACAGGCTCATGGCCGATTGTGCCTAAGCTTGAAGGAATAGAGATGGAGGGCATCCTGCTCTCGAAGAACTACAATCACTCCAACACCATTATCGAAGAAGCGCAGAAGGTGAAAAGAATTACTGTGGTCGGTGCCGGATATATCGGGGTCGAGCTGGTGGAGGCTTTTCAGATGAATGGCAAGGAAGTTACGCTGATTGATGGGGAAGACCGCATCCTGAGCAAATATCTCGATGAAGAGTTCACCGCACCGATCCAGCAGTCGCTTGAGGATCACGGCATTAAGCTGGCGCTGGGCGAGAAGGTCGCCTCCTTCACTGGTGAGAACGGAAGAGTGACCAAGGTGATTACGAGCAAGGGTGAACATGAGACCGATCTGGTGATTCTCTGCATCGGCTTCCGTCCGAATACCGAGTTGCTGAAGGGTCAAGTGGATATGCTGCCGAACGGCGCGATTATGGTTAACGATTATATGCAGACCAGCCTGCCGGATGTCTATGCTGCCGGTGACAGCTGTGCGATTCATTACAATCCGACGGGTAAACACGCGTATATCCCGCTGGCCACCAACGCAGTGCGTATGGGAACGCTGGTTGCCCGCAATCTGGTCTCGAACACGATCCCTTACATGGGTACGCAAGGAACGTCGGGTATCAAGATCTACGAGGACAATATTGCCGGAACCGGACTGACTGAAGAGGCTGCCAAGGCTGAAGGGATGGATGCGGAAAGTGTCATGCTGATCGACAACTACCGTCCGGAGTTCATGCCAACCTTTGAGCAGGTTCAGGTAAAAGTGGTCTTTGACCGTGCCACCCGCCGCATTCTGGGCGCGCAGATTATGTCCAAGATGGATCTGACGCAGTCGATCAATACCGTATCGGTCTGCATCCAGAATAAGATGACTGTAGACCAGCTTGGCTTCATCGACTTCTTCTTCCAGCCGCATTACAACAAGCCTTGGAACTTCCTGAACACCGCAGGCCTCCAGGCTCTGCCGAAACTTGCTGCAGTCAAAGAGCCAGTACACGCATAA
- a CDS encoding formate--tetrahydrofolate ligase yields MRLITEVASAAGIKEEHLELYGKYKSKLSPSLWTELKHKPDGKLVLVTAMNPTPAGEGKTLTTIGLAQAMNAAGVRTVAALREPSLGPCLGMKGGATGGGKAQIVPADEINLHFTGDIHAVSAAHNLLSAMIDNHMFQGNSLGLDPQRIVWKRVMDMNDRSLRNIVTGIGDGNGTVRESGFQITTASEIMAVLCLCSDLADLKQRLSRILVGYDHAGQPVTAQAIGAVEAMTALLKEAVKPNLVQTLEGTPVIVHGGPFANIAHGCSSVIGTRYALKLGDVVVTEAGFGADLGAEKFMDIKCRQAGLAPAAAVLVVTVKSLKYNGGVRKEELYEGNRPALLSGLSNMVRHIENLRKFGVPVLVALNHFEGDAPAEVNEVLEACGRLGVPAAVSKVWAEGSAGGQVLAKELMKLLEREEPVNYAPLYEDQLDIPSKINRIVTEIYRGAGVAFSPAAKRSLAVIDRLGLHHLQVCMAKTPYSFSDQPRLLGAPEGFTMGVRDITLSLGAGFAVVITGNMVTMPGLPAKPAAEGLLVDEDGVISGLE; encoded by the coding sequence ATGAGGTTAATTACAGAGGTAGCATCGGCAGCGGGGATCAAGGAGGAGCATCTGGAACTGTACGGCAAATACAAAAGCAAGCTGTCGCCCTCGCTCTGGACAGAGCTGAAGCACAAACCGGACGGCAAGCTGGTTCTGGTGACCGCGATGAATCCTACACCGGCAGGTGAGGGCAAGACGCTGACGACCATCGGGCTCGCCCAAGCGATGAATGCAGCGGGTGTACGCACGGTAGCAGCGCTGCGTGAACCTTCGCTCGGTCCCTGTCTGGGAATGAAGGGCGGAGCGACCGGAGGCGGCAAGGCGCAGATCGTTCCGGCAGATGAGATTAACCTGCATTTCACAGGGGATATCCATGCGGTGAGCGCAGCGCATAACCTGCTCTCGGCGATGATCGACAATCATATGTTCCAGGGCAACAGTCTGGGGCTTGATCCGCAGCGGATCGTCTGGAAAAGGGTTATGGATATGAATGACCGCAGCCTGCGGAATATCGTGACCGGCATTGGCGACGGCAACGGAACTGTGCGGGAGAGCGGCTTCCAGATTACAACAGCCTCCGAGATTATGGCTGTGCTCTGCCTGTGCAGCGATCTTGCGGATCTGAAGCAGCGCCTCAGCCGCATTCTGGTCGGGTATGACCATGCGGGCCAGCCTGTAACGGCACAGGCGATTGGAGCCGTGGAGGCGATGACTGCGCTGCTGAAGGAGGCGGTGAAGCCGAATCTGGTGCAGACGCTGGAAGGAACCCCGGTCATTGTGCATGGCGGCCCGTTCGCCAATATTGCCCACGGCTGCAGCAGTGTGATAGGAACCCGCTACGCGCTGAAGCTAGGCGATGTGGTGGTGACGGAGGCAGGCTTCGGCGCAGATCTGGGCGCGGAGAAGTTCATGGACATCAAATGCCGCCAGGCCGGGCTGGCTCCTGCGGCTGCTGTCCTGGTGGTGACGGTGAAGTCGCTGAAATACAACGGCGGCGTCCGCAAGGAGGAGCTGTATGAGGGCAACCGTCCGGCGCTGCTCTCCGGATTGTCCAATATGGTGCGGCATATTGAGAACCTGCGCAAGTTCGGTGTGCCTGTGCTGGTGGCGCTGAATCATTTTGAAGGGGATGCTCCTGCTGAAGTAAATGAGGTGCTGGAAGCCTGCGGGCGGCTGGGTGTACCTGCTGCAGTATCCAAGGTATGGGCGGAGGGAAGCGCGGGCGGACAGGTGCTGGCGAAGGAGCTGATGAAGCTGTTGGAACGGGAAGAGCCTGTGAATTATGCGCCGCTGTATGAAGACCAACTGGATATCCCGTCCAAAATCAACCGCATCGTCACGGAGATCTACCGTGGCGCGGGAGTAGCCTTCTCTCCGGCAGCCAAGCGCAGTCTTGCTGTCATTGACCGGCTGGGTCTGCACCATCTTCAAGTCTGCATGGCCAAAACCCCGTATTCCTTCTCGGATCAGCCCCGGCTGCTCGGCGCACCGGAAGGCTTCACTATGGGCGTCCGGGACATCACCCTGTCCCTCGGGGCGGGATTCGCTGTAGTGATTACGGGGAACATGGTCACGATGCCGGGTCTCCCCGCCAAGCCCGCAGCAGAAGGCCTGCTGGTCGATGAGGATGGCGTAATCTCGGGTCTGGAATAA
- a CDS encoding RNA-guided endonuclease InsQ/TnpB family protein, giving the protein MLKNKKRGGETLQTVTIQIRIFPTHPSVLVDMGNEYIRTVNELTEQAERSGTFPKITSKTIHANLPSAVKNQVIRDAKSLFQRFKKTKKRPLLQKRLYYVNNQNYTIWGNHISFPVMLERKVQRLVVPVLLSDRERDMLSNGKLGLLRVVQKSAKWFVQISIERPTEPADGHEVMGIDLGLKVPAVVVTSSGKTKFCGNGRQNKFVRRKYHSYRRKLGKLKKLSAIRKQNDKESRFMKDQNHKISRQIVNMAIQERVSVIKLEKLKNIRKTTRTSRKNAKNLHHWSFYQLQMFIGYKAALAGIQVVEVNPAYTSQTCPSCGERNKAKDRTYQCDCGYTAHRDRVGAINIMRQPVADGNSLPA; this is encoded by the coding sequence ATGTTGAAGAACAAAAAAAGAGGGGGTGAAACCCTGCAAACCGTAACGATTCAAATCCGCATTTTTCCAACCCATCCGTCTGTATTGGTGGATATGGGCAACGAATACATTCGAACCGTCAACGAATTAACGGAGCAAGCCGAACGGTCTGGAACGTTTCCCAAAATAACTTCAAAAACCATTCATGCCAATCTACCCTCTGCCGTAAAGAATCAAGTGATTCGAGACGCCAAAAGCCTATTTCAGCGGTTTAAGAAAACGAAGAAGCGACCTCTTCTCCAAAAGAGATTGTATTACGTTAACAATCAAAATTATACGATTTGGGGCAACCACATTTCTTTTCCAGTGATGCTGGAAAGAAAAGTACAACGTCTGGTGGTTCCTGTGCTTCTTTCGGATCGGGAGCGTGACATGCTTTCGAATGGGAAACTTGGACTTCTGCGAGTGGTTCAAAAATCAGCGAAATGGTTTGTTCAAATTTCAATCGAACGCCCCACTGAGCCAGCCGATGGTCATGAAGTGATGGGGATTGATTTAGGCTTGAAAGTACCTGCTGTTGTCGTAACCTCTAGCGGAAAGACCAAATTTTGTGGAAATGGACGTCAAAACAAGTTTGTTCGCCGTAAGTACCATAGCTATCGCCGCAAATTAGGAAAGCTTAAAAAGCTATCAGCGATCCGCAAACAGAACGACAAGGAAAGTCGTTTTATGAAAGATCAGAATCACAAAATTAGCCGCCAGATCGTAAATATGGCGATTCAAGAAAGGGTATCTGTCATCAAGCTAGAGAAGCTGAAGAATATCCGTAAGACGACAAGAACAAGTCGTAAAAACGCTAAAAATCTGCATCATTGGTCGTTCTATCAGTTGCAAATGTTCATTGGATATAAGGCGGCACTCGCTGGAATCCAAGTGGTTGAAGTGAATCCGGCATACACCTCGCAAACCTGTCCCTCTTGTGGAGAGCGGAACAAAGCAAAGGATCGAACGTATCAGTGCGACTGCGGGTATACAGCACATCGAGATCGGGTCGGTGCCATCAACATCATGCGTCAACCTGTGGCAGATGGTAACAGTCTGCCAGCCTAG
- a CDS encoding glutathione peroxidase, producing the protein MSIYSFAGVTPSGTEVPFKDYEGKVLLIANTASKCGLTPQYGDLQKLYEQYGDQGLVVLGFPCNQFAGQEPGTSEEAESFCQINYGVTFPVFAKVDVNGPEASLLFQYLKGQQPGDGESSDIQWNFTKFLVDRSGNVVARVEPKESPESMKGLIESML; encoded by the coding sequence ATGTCGATTTATAGTTTTGCAGGAGTGACGCCTTCGGGTACAGAAGTGCCGTTCAAGGACTATGAGGGCAAGGTACTGCTGATCGCCAATACGGCCAGCAAGTGCGGACTGACCCCGCAATACGGAGATTTGCAGAAGCTGTACGAGCAGTACGGGGACCAGGGGCTGGTGGTGCTGGGCTTTCCATGCAACCAGTTCGCCGGTCAGGAGCCGGGCACAAGCGAGGAAGCGGAGTCCTTTTGCCAGATTAACTATGGGGTTACGTTCCCGGTGTTCGCCAAGGTCGATGTGAATGGTCCGGAGGCGAGCCTGCTGTTTCAATATTTGAAGGGCCAGCAGCCGGGTGACGGCGAGAGCAGTGATATCCAGTGGAACTTCACGAAGTTCCTGGTGGACCGCAGCGGCAATGTAGTGGCCCGTGTCGAGCCTAAGGAATCACCGGAGAGCATGAAGGGACTTATCGAATCCATGCTTTGA
- a CDS encoding LLM class flavin-dependent oxidoreductase codes for MKLSILDQSPVPEGSIPAEALRQTALLAREAERLGYHRFWVAEHHAAPGLASSSPEVLMAHLAAVTSAIRIGSGAVLLPHYSAFKVAENFRVLEALYPGRIDLGIGRAAGGGALAAKALQDTRVTIDDVDRYEQQIQELIAYLYEFEGGAAPQRYAGLRATPAVDSAPEVWLLGSSRESAVFSARLGTGYAFARFIAGNGGADAVHEYQDSFAPSVAAASPKPLLAVFAVCAETSAEADRLAASMDLSLVSLERENLSSPTPSVETALNYTYTPYDRFTITDNRKRMVIGSPAEVREQLQLLADEYRCGELMISSHIHEFKDKLQSIRLIAEACGLQRRA; via the coding sequence ATGAAATTAAGCATTCTCGATCAATCCCCGGTGCCGGAGGGAAGCATTCCGGCCGAAGCGCTCCGGCAGACGGCGCTGCTGGCCCGCGAAGCAGAGCGGCTCGGTTATCACCGCTTCTGGGTTGCGGAGCATCATGCTGCGCCGGGCCTCGCCAGCTCCAGCCCGGAAGTGCTGATGGCGCATCTCGCTGCGGTAACCTCAGCGATCCGCATCGGCTCGGGAGCGGTGCTGCTCCCGCATTACAGTGCGTTCAAGGTCGCTGAGAATTTTCGCGTCCTGGAGGCGCTCTATCCCGGGCGGATCGATCTCGGGATAGGGAGAGCGGCAGGCGGCGGTGCCCTGGCCGCCAAAGCACTACAGGATACCCGTGTGACTATTGACGACGTTGACCGGTACGAGCAGCAGATTCAGGAGCTGATAGCCTATCTCTATGAATTTGAGGGCGGAGCAGCCCCGCAGCGTTATGCCGGATTAAGGGCAACGCCTGCAGTGGACTCAGCGCCGGAAGTCTGGCTGCTGGGCTCAAGCCGGGAGAGTGCGGTGTTCTCGGCCCGGCTGGGTACCGGGTATGCCTTCGCCCGGTTCATTGCCGGGAATGGGGGAGCGGACGCGGTGCATGAGTACCAGGACAGCTTCGCGCCATCCGTGGCTGCTGCATCGCCGAAGCCGCTGCTTGCGGTGTTCGCCGTCTGTGCAGAGACATCGGCCGAAGCAGACCGGCTGGCTGCCAGTATGGATCTCTCACTGGTTAGCCTGGAGCGGGAAAACCTCTCTTCCCCGACCCCGTCCGTAGAGACTGCACTGAACTATACATATACCCCTTACGACCGTTTCACCATTACGGATAACCGGAAGCGGATGGTCATAGGCTCGCCTGCTGAAGTCAGGGAGCAGCTTCAGCTGCTGGCGGACGAATACCGCTGCGGGGAGCTGATGATTTCTTCGCATATCCATGAGTTCAAGGACAAGCTGCAATCCATCAGGCTCATCGCCGAAGCCTGCGGGCTGCAGCGCAGGGCGTAG
- a CDS encoding methyltransferase family protein: MTTLNLLSLIVFCAFLASYVLKLIILYSKNNIQANVLGKGGKKLTAIKSTEWFVKIATFLWGAAWFLMSVAEPYLVNLLGRHYNLPVVNYIGAGIVSIGCAVFILAMATMNTSWRVGIDKSTTTRLVTRGVYKYSRNAAFVGFDLMFAGLYLMYPNWLTLVILVLNIVAIHLLILQEEEHLRLVFGDEYRSYSRKTPRYL; this comes from the coding sequence ATGACCACCCTCAATCTCCTATCCCTGATCGTATTCTGTGCGTTCCTTGCCTCTTATGTGTTGAAGCTTATAATTCTCTACAGCAAGAACAATATCCAGGCCAATGTGCTGGGCAAAGGCGGCAAGAAGCTCACCGCCATTAAATCAACGGAATGGTTTGTCAAAATCGCTACGTTCCTGTGGGGCGCGGCCTGGTTCCTGATGTCTGTAGCGGAGCCGTATTTGGTGAATTTGCTTGGTCGGCATTATAATCTTCCGGTTGTGAATTACATCGGTGCGGGTATAGTTAGTATAGGGTGTGCAGTGTTCATCCTGGCCATGGCGACAATGAATACTTCCTGGAGAGTCGGGATTGATAAGTCCACCACGACCAGGCTGGTGACGCGCGGAGTGTACAAGTACAGCCGGAACGCCGCTTTTGTCGGCTTCGACCTGATGTTCGCCGGGTTATATCTGATGTATCCGAACTGGCTGACGCTGGTGATTCTAGTGTTAAATATTGTGGCTATTCATCTGCTGATTCTGCAGGAGGAGGAGCATCTGCGTCTGGTGTTCGGTGACGAATACAGGTCCTATAGCCGTAAGACGCCAAGATATCTCTGA
- a CDS encoding DUF3243 domain-containing protein: MSEHNHVVSKDGSVTMNRVTEALDRIDPGQKEMILDNFENFKVYLGKRIQLAQKIGLSDEQLALAAEKIAGYLAAYEEPRNSEEKLLLELWKAGNKEERHRLAHMLVKMVQQ; this comes from the coding sequence ATGTCTGAACATAATCATGTGGTGAGTAAGGACGGCAGTGTGACCATGAACCGCGTAACGGAGGCGCTGGACCGGATTGACCCCGGGCAGAAGGAGATGATTCTGGACAACTTCGAGAATTTCAAGGTGTATTTAGGAAAGCGCATTCAACTGGCGCAAAAAATCGGTCTCAGCGACGAACAGCTGGCACTGGCCGCCGAGAAAATCGCCGGATATCTGGCAGCGTATGAGGAGCCCCGCAATAGTGAAGAGAAGCTGCTGCTGGAATTGTGGAAGGCCGGCAACAAGGAGGAGCGCCACCGGCTGGCGCATATGCTGGTGAAGATGGTGCAACAGTAA
- a CDS encoding M15 family metallopeptidase — MSKTAKIVIILIFVIAVGWGIGKYTSPSASPENGTNINTGADLGAEGPDAAPEASPVPTDQPAPGSSGNNDAQMVVAEPESITVMVNKQYSLPDQYKPSDLVYPDVPFIFSEKIEKRMLRREAAAALEEMFAGAKEDGVYLAGVSGYRSESTQRRLYDNYVARDGEEKAQTYSAMPGHSEHQTGLAIDLSGRDGKCAAESCFAGTKEAEWLAAHAAEYGYIIRFLEGKEAITGYKYEPWHVRYVGKEIAASIAERGITLEEYYDAVPVSN; from the coding sequence ATGTCCAAAACCGCCAAAATTGTCATTATACTCATCTTCGTCATTGCGGTCGGCTGGGGAATCGGGAAGTATACGTCCCCTTCCGCTTCCCCGGAGAATGGAACCAATATAAACACAGGTGCAGATCTGGGAGCCGAGGGGCCGGATGCAGCGCCAGAAGCTTCGCCAGTGCCTACGGATCAGCCGGCTCCTGGAAGCTCCGGGAACAATGATGCGCAGATGGTGGTAGCCGAGCCGGAGAGCATCACGGTTATGGTTAATAAGCAGTACAGCCTGCCTGATCAGTATAAGCCTTCTGATCTGGTCTACCCGGATGTCCCTTTTATTTTCTCGGAAAAGATTGAGAAGCGCATGCTGCGGCGTGAAGCAGCTGCCGCGCTGGAGGAGATGTTCGCGGGGGCGAAGGAGGACGGGGTCTATCTGGCCGGTGTATCCGGCTACCGTTCCGAATCGACCCAGAGACGGCTGTACGATAACTATGTCGCCAGAGACGGCGAGGAGAAAGCCCAGACCTACAGCGCGATGCCCGGTCACAGCGAGCATCAGACGGGACTGGCCATTGACCTGTCCGGCAGAGACGGCAAGTGTGCGGCCGAGAGCTGTTTTGCAGGGACGAAGGAAGCAGAGTGGCTTGCCGCCCATGCCGCTGAATACGGCTATATTATCCGGTTCCTTGAGGGCAAGGAGGCCATTACCGGGTACAAGTACGAGCCTTGGCATGTCCGGTATGTAGGCAAGGAGATTGCCGCTTCCATCGCCGAAAGAGGGATCACACTCGAAGAATATTATGACGCCGTCCCGGTGTCGAATTAA